Proteins encoded together in one Psychrobacter sp. 28M-43 window:
- a CDS encoding lytic transglycosylase domain-containing protein — MTKLRVAHSIKDEESISQKHASKRITVGTLRLSALSVATAVSALGVSQVACAELTWGDEESYQQESNYQQDSSIDSFMAAAIAADRGDVSALYNYEQVMSGGLFAMYPTYWRMNLDLNSQSSAAVSQFVRQYPDTVMAEKLVADFAETKAGSNDYASVRQVANLITNADASERCAVALGFNNGGDTMRAMAAKSDVWLTTKKQPALCDQLAMEMNNNALISNQDRAARLKRMLRKGKTGDIMALSSRLGTPIAYSALSEIQLNPSSFFSRFGREPASQTNQYLYMYAIGRMADKSYREAALQLDFDIKQDNQRAVKLLNDETRRYAYRTLGVQRMNHNTDDGFNAEAVDWFRNSLDNDFNFEEAEDYAMAAIRFGRWDDVVEAISKMDGETQKEAQWQYWLARAYEQSSDSSKRNTSKKMYQNLAKSNDYYGLMAKDKIGQRFDASRLGGSNLPNVSTADRARVMQDANFARAFALYNSEASRAYANREWNWAVKQARDNRDDNLIIAAARQAYDMGWLDRAIYAVDNTDRVDSLALSHPMPHQSAVVRYSESAGIDPAWAYGIMRQESRFVSSARSNVGASGLMQVMPDTAKYIARNLGETYSASRANSGDTNIRYGTWYMGDILGKLNYQPVLATAGYNAGPNNAKRWQPVYGSLAADQYVESIAFPETRNYVKHVMENATIYSSLLGRGQPITQRMGTVPAGF; from the coding sequence ATGACAAAGTTGCGTGTTGCGCATAGCATCAAGGATGAAGAGTCTATCAGTCAAAAACACGCGTCAAAGCGAATCACAGTAGGTACGCTACGGTTGAGCGCGTTGAGCGTGGCAACAGCGGTAAGTGCACTTGGTGTGTCACAAGTCGCTTGTGCCGAGTTGACGTGGGGCGATGAGGAAAGCTACCAACAAGAAAGTAACTATCAACAAGACAGCAGTATCGACTCATTTATGGCAGCCGCTATCGCTGCCGATCGCGGTGATGTGAGTGCGCTCTATAACTATGAGCAAGTCATGAGCGGTGGCTTGTTTGCGATGTATCCGACCTATTGGCGCATGAATTTAGATCTTAATTCACAGAGTTCAGCAGCTGTTTCACAGTTTGTGCGTCAGTATCCAGATACGGTTATGGCTGAGAAATTAGTGGCTGATTTTGCGGAGACCAAAGCAGGATCGAATGATTATGCCTCAGTTAGACAGGTAGCCAATTTGATTACCAATGCGGATGCCAGTGAGCGCTGTGCGGTTGCGCTTGGGTTTAATAATGGTGGTGACACCATGCGTGCCATGGCAGCCAAATCTGATGTTTGGCTGACCACCAAAAAGCAACCAGCATTGTGCGATCAGCTAGCGATGGAGATGAACAATAACGCGCTAATTAGTAATCAAGATCGTGCGGCTCGTCTTAAGCGTATGCTACGTAAAGGCAAGACAGGCGATATTATGGCATTGTCATCGCGTCTTGGTACGCCAATTGCTTATTCGGCGCTCAGTGAAATTCAGCTAAATCCGTCTTCTTTCTTTAGCCGTTTTGGTCGTGAACCTGCTAGCCAAACCAATCAATACCTATATATGTATGCAATCGGCCGTATGGCTGACAAGTCTTATCGTGAGGCGGCGCTACAGTTAGACTTTGATATCAAACAAGACAATCAGCGCGCTGTCAAATTGTTGAATGACGAAACGCGACGCTATGCTTATCGTACGCTTGGCGTACAGCGTATGAATCACAACACTGATGATGGCTTTAACGCTGAAGCAGTGGATTGGTTCCGCAACAGTTTGGACAATGACTTTAATTTTGAAGAAGCAGAAGACTACGCTATGGCGGCGATTCGCTTCGGTCGTTGGGATGATGTGGTAGAAGCTATCTCAAAAATGGACGGCGAAACCCAAAAAGAAGCCCAGTGGCAGTATTGGCTTGCTCGTGCGTATGAGCAGTCAAGCGATAGTAGTAAGCGCAATACGTCCAAAAAAATGTATCAGAACTTAGCAAAGAGCAATGACTATTATGGCTTAATGGCAAAAGATAAAATAGGGCAGCGTTTTGATGCTAGCCGCCTAGGCGGTAGTAATTTGCCTAATGTCAGTACCGCTGATCGCGCGCGCGTCATGCAAGATGCCAACTTTGCTCGTGCGTTTGCGTTGTATAACTCTGAAGCTAGTCGTGCTTATGCCAACCGCGAGTGGAACTGGGCGGTGAAGCAAGCTCGTGATAATCGTGATGACAATTTGATTATTGCCGCTGCTCGTCAAGCCTATGATATGGGTTGGCTCGATCGAGCGATTTATGCCGTTGATAATACTGATAGAGTGGATAGTCTCGCACTCTCGCATCCGATGCCGCATCAAAGCGCAGTTGTGCGTTATAGTGAGTCAGCAGGTATTGATCCAGCATGGGCGTACGGTATCATGCGTCAAGAAAGCCGTTTCGTATCTTCTGCGCGCTCAAACGTAGGCGCGAGTGGATTAATGCAAGTCATGCCTGATACCGCAAAATATATCGCTCGCAACCTAGGCGAGACGTATAGTGCGAGCCGTGCCAACAGTGGTGATACCAATATCCGCTATGGTACGTGGTATATGGGTGATATCTTGGGCAAACTCAATTATCAGCCAGTACTGGCAACCGCAGGCTATAACGCTGGTCCTAATAACGCCAAACGCTGGCAGCCAGTTTATGGTTCACTGGCCGCAGATCAATATGTAGAGTCGATTGCATTTCCTGAGACACGTAACTATGTCAAACACGTAATGGAAAACGCCACTATTTATAGCAGTCTGTTGGGTCGTGGTCAGCCGATTACTCAGCGTATGGGTACGGTGCCAGCTGGATTTTGA
- the miaB gene encoding tRNA (N6-isopentenyl adenosine(37)-C2)-methylthiotransferase MiaB — MSVTVFNPRIDDDAVAETTVTARAVTALKEASSAQAPVEKAATKKVFVTTQGCQMNVYDSGKMLDVLGDSHGMEVTHDIDEADVLLMNTCSIREKAQEKVFSELGRWRKLKEKRPDLVIGVGGCVASQEGDNIQKRAPYVDMVFGPQTLHRLPELYDQSNEQREIAPKNRIGTIDVSFPSIEKFDFLPEPRVEGYKAFVSIMEGCSKYCSFCVVPYTRGEELSRPLDDVLAEIDSLAAQGIREINLLGQNVNGYRGEKDDGSICRFAELLHYVSHVDGVERIRYTTSHPLEFTDDIIDAYAQLPELVSHLHLPVQSGSNAILAAMKRNHTIDVYINQINKLKAIRPDIHLSSDFIIGFPGETDQDFQDTLNLAKELNFDHSYSFIYSKRPGTPAAELPDDVSFKTKKERLAEFQKVIIDSTLAKTHEMVGTTTRVLVEQVANRHPDCLIGTADNTRTVMFPHDVEKMDELLGKLVSVRITDFVSPHMVKGELIEVLA; from the coding sequence ATGAGTGTTACTGTATTCAATCCCCGCATCGATGACGATGCTGTTGCTGAGACGACTGTCACCGCACGTGCTGTCACTGCACTCAAAGAAGCAAGTTCAGCCCAAGCGCCCGTCGAAAAAGCAGCGACAAAAAAGGTCTTTGTCACGACCCAAGGCTGTCAGATGAATGTCTATGATTCTGGCAAAATGCTAGATGTATTGGGTGACTCGCATGGTATGGAAGTCACTCATGACATCGATGAGGCCGATGTACTGCTGATGAACACCTGCTCTATTCGCGAAAAAGCGCAAGAAAAAGTCTTTTCGGAATTGGGTCGCTGGCGCAAACTGAAAGAGAAACGCCCTGATCTCGTCATTGGTGTTGGTGGTTGTGTGGCCTCACAAGAAGGCGATAATATTCAAAAGCGTGCGCCTTATGTCGACATGGTATTTGGTCCACAGACACTACATCGTCTGCCAGAGCTGTACGATCAATCAAACGAACAGCGTGAAATCGCGCCTAAGAATCGTATCGGCACAATTGATGTGTCATTCCCTAGCATTGAGAAGTTTGACTTTTTGCCAGAGCCAAGAGTAGAAGGCTACAAAGCATTTGTCTCTATCATGGAAGGTTGCTCAAAGTATTGCTCATTCTGCGTGGTGCCTTATACGCGCGGTGAAGAATTATCACGTCCACTAGATGATGTATTGGCTGAGATTGATAGCCTTGCCGCTCAAGGTATCCGTGAAATCAACCTATTGGGTCAAAACGTCAACGGCTATCGCGGCGAAAAAGACGATGGCAGTATTTGCCGTTTCGCTGAGCTGTTGCACTATGTCTCGCATGTCGATGGTGTCGAGCGTATTCGCTATACGACCAGCCATCCGCTAGAGTTCACTGATGATATCATTGATGCATATGCCCAATTGCCAGAGCTAGTATCGCACTTACATCTACCGGTTCAGAGTGGCTCAAATGCTATCTTGGCAGCGATGAAACGTAACCATACGATTGACGTTTATATTAATCAGATTAATAAGCTAAAAGCCATTCGTCCAGATATTCACTTGTCGAGTGACTTTATCATTGGCTTCCCTGGTGAGACCGATCAAGACTTCCAAGATACCTTAAACTTGGCAAAAGAGTTGAACTTCGATCACTCTTACAGCTTTATCTACTCTAAACGTCCAGGCACGCCAGCCGCTGAGTTGCCAGATGATGTGAGTTTCAAAACTAAAAAAGAGCGCTTGGCAGAATTCCAAAAAGTCATCATTGACTCAACGCTAGCGAAAACGCATGAGATGGTCGGCACCACGACACGTGTGTTGGTGGAGCAAGTTGCCAACCGCCATCCTGACTGCTTAATCGGCACGGCGGATAATACCCGTACCGTTATGTTCCCTCATGATGTTGAGAAAATGGATGAGCTGTTGGGTAAACTTGTGAGCGTACGTATTACCGATTTCGTCAGCCCGCACATGGTAAAAGGTGAGCTAATCGAAGTATTGGCCTAG
- a CDS encoding LysE family translocator yields the protein MSWHLFAVFFASTFFISATPGPNMLLAFQYGMNYGVKRTLWTLAGLSLGLFVLLLSTLLGLDVISRQSPWLLTIIKAVGAAYLIYLGISSWRDAGDGSLMSDAKELSAEVAADYAATDGVPSTPQPRSLSSAATKIAPSNTTLFRTGVWVSLSNPKAILFFAAFFPKFINFSAPLWPQYVLLTIGLFLSETIWQIVYTLGGKKLASWLDVGNRLAWLNRGCGVIFILIAAALLAEVINSFMI from the coding sequence ATGTCTTGGCATCTGTTTGCAGTATTTTTCGCAAGTACGTTTTTTATCTCAGCGACCCCTGGTCCTAATATGCTGCTGGCATTCCAGTACGGCATGAACTATGGCGTCAAACGAACCTTATGGACGCTAGCAGGTCTGAGCCTTGGCTTGTTTGTATTACTGCTATCGACACTGCTTGGCTTGGACGTAATCAGTCGCCAGTCACCGTGGCTGTTGACGATCATCAAAGCCGTGGGCGCGGCATACTTAATCTATTTGGGTATCAGCTCTTGGCGCGATGCTGGCGACGGTAGCTTGATGAGTGATGCCAAAGAGTTGAGTGCCGAGGTAGCAGCAGACTATGCTGCCACTGACGGCGTACCCAGTACACCACAGCCGCGTTCGCTCTCTAGCGCTGCTACTAAAATAGCGCCGAGCAATACGACCTTGTTTCGTACTGGTGTTTGGGTGTCATTATCTAATCCGAAAGCTATCTTGTTCTTTGCGGCATTTTTTCCTAAATTTATCAATTTTAGTGCGCCACTATGGCCACAATATGTCCTATTGACCATTGGCTTGTTTTTGAGTGAAACGATTTGGCAAATCGTATATACACTAGGTGGCAAAAAGCTGGCAAGTTGGCTTGATGTTGGTAATCGTTTAGCTTGGCTCAATCGTGGTTGCGGGGTGATATTTATCCTTATTGCCGCTGCTTTATTGGCTGAAGTCATCAATAGTTTTATGATATAA
- the argE gene encoding acetylornithine deacetylase, producing MIQNNSSNSDNVDSSSDVQLKNAEHPTQSLDWLTRLIAFDTVSRHSNLALINDVKSYCEQLGLTVDLTFNEAKTKANLFVTVPAGENADIINNGLILSGHTDVVPVDGQAWSSEPFTATIRGDKLYGRGACDMKGFIACALTILPQAVQLSNNGQLRRPLHLALSFDEEVGCLGAPLILADLKARGITPDYCIVGEPTNMAMVVAHKGIAVYRCRVHGKSAHSSLIAQGVNAISYASRLVGYVDTLAEELSARDDNDALFTVPYSTLSVGTIHGGTATNIVPNLCEFTFDYRNLPHMTQDDILAPIQAKVAELNAQMQARAPETGIELMQEESVPAMTDDDSAELQSLIAALTGDDERHKVAYATEGGQFTNAGIPTIICGPGSIEQAHKADEYVELSEIERCDAFLKKLLDSCTTQPSMQS from the coding sequence ATGATCCAAAATAACAGTAGTAATAGCGATAATGTTGATAGTAGCAGCGATGTCCAGCTGAAAAATGCTGAGCATCCTACTCAGAGTCTCGATTGGCTAACACGTCTCATCGCCTTTGATACGGTCAGTCGTCACTCTAATTTGGCTTTGATTAACGATGTAAAGTCGTACTGTGAACAGTTGGGCCTTACAGTTGATTTAACCTTTAATGAAGCTAAGACCAAAGCTAACTTGTTTGTGACTGTACCAGCTGGTGAAAACGCTGATATTATCAATAACGGTCTGATCTTATCAGGTCATACTGACGTTGTACCTGTCGATGGACAAGCGTGGTCTTCAGAGCCGTTTACCGCGACGATACGTGGTGATAAGCTATATGGACGCGGTGCGTGTGATATGAAGGGCTTTATCGCTTGTGCGCTAACGATATTGCCGCAAGCCGTGCAGTTGTCAAACAATGGTCAGCTACGTCGTCCGTTGCATTTGGCATTGTCGTTCGATGAAGAGGTTGGCTGTTTGGGTGCGCCATTGATTTTGGCAGACCTAAAAGCACGCGGTATCACGCCTGATTATTGTATCGTTGGTGAGCCGACTAACATGGCCATGGTAGTTGCACACAAAGGCATCGCGGTTTATCGTTGCCGTGTACATGGTAAGTCGGCGCATTCGTCACTGATTGCACAAGGTGTCAATGCGATTAGCTACGCCAGCAGATTGGTGGGCTATGTAGATACGCTTGCTGAAGAGCTGAGTGCTCGTGATGATAACGATGCATTATTTACAGTGCCTTATTCGACATTGTCAGTAGGTACCATACATGGTGGTACAGCGACCAATATCGTGCCCAACCTATGCGAGTTTACTTTTGACTATCGTAACCTGCCGCACATGACGCAAGACGATATACTAGCGCCCATTCAGGCAAAAGTCGCTGAGCTAAATGCCCAAATGCAAGCACGTGCGCCAGAGACTGGCATTGAGCTGATGCAAGAAGAAAGCGTCCCAGCAATGACAGATGACGATAGTGCTGAGTTGCAATCATTGATCGCTGCGCTGACAGGAGATGATGAGCGTCATAAAGTGGCTTACGCGACTGAAGGCGGTCAGTTTACCAATGCAGGCATCCCAACAATTATTTGTGGCCCTGGTAGTATTGAACAGGCGCACAAAGCGGATGAGTATGTAGAGCTTAGCGAAATTGAACGCTGTGATGCATTCTTAAAGAAGCTGTTAGATAGCTGTACGACTCAACCGTCCATGCAGTCATAA
- a CDS encoding UPF0149 family protein: MNDNISGWNTWLTAFDDWTDVSISEVHGMMTGLMTACNAPDEATWAKVFEELSFAPLPEPALTLLTEEAEDIVFQLKDKDDAYAYMPLIPDDEHDLYERVMALKQWANGFMTGFGITDCGLTSEENEMLSDLAKIGAIRLEDDEDFEGGEESYLYIYEFARMVPVSFATRKRKAVKDIALIAGLSIDAKTTKELQAEGKLPKPMPPVVDVMNHDNPS, translated from the coding sequence ATGAATGATAATATCTCTGGCTGGAATACTTGGCTGACTGCGTTTGATGATTGGACGGACGTGTCTATCAGCGAAGTGCATGGCATGATGACAGGGCTTATGACGGCTTGTAATGCACCCGACGAAGCAACTTGGGCTAAGGTGTTTGAAGAGCTCAGCTTTGCCCCGCTACCAGAGCCTGCATTGACCTTGCTGACAGAAGAAGCGGAAGACATCGTTTTTCAGCTAAAAGACAAAGATGATGCCTACGCGTATATGCCGCTCATCCCAGATGATGAACATGATTTATACGAGCGCGTGATGGCGTTGAAACAGTGGGCAAACGGTTTTATGACGGGTTTCGGTATTACTGATTGTGGTTTGACCAGTGAAGAAAACGAGATGCTATCTGATTTGGCTAAGATTGGCGCAATTCGTCTCGAAGATGATGAAGATTTTGAAGGTGGCGAAGAGTCTTATCTTTATATCTATGAATTTGCTCGTATGGTACCAGTAAGCTTTGCCACGCGTAAACGTAAGGCTGTCAAAGATATCGCGCTCATCGCGGGTTTGTCTATCGATGCCAAAACAACCAAAGAGCTACAGGCAGAAGGCAAGCTACCAAAACCAATGCCGCCAGTGGTTGATGTGATGAATCATGACAATCCATCGTAA
- a CDS encoding cell division protein ZapA, translated as MTDDQSKSIEKQPKNTQAPSAPVISAPVPPQKTAPAASNISSAMAQSNTKTPKAPEPQIKKVDIAIAGVTYPIFCPVHEQEELLSAVSYINNYALDLKRDAPSLSQESILVLCCLNLYEKIHANQRSDEDRLQKDKQSEALLNKIMKDAHSIL; from the coding sequence ATGACCGATGACCAAAGCAAATCGATAGAAAAACAACCAAAAAATACTCAAGCGCCAAGTGCACCAGTAATAAGTGCGCCAGTACCACCGCAAAAAACAGCACCAGCGGCATCAAATATATCAAGCGCCATGGCACAATCTAATACCAAGACACCTAAAGCACCAGAACCACAAATCAAGAAAGTCGATATTGCGATTGCTGGTGTTACTTATCCAATCTTTTGTCCAGTACATGAGCAAGAAGAGCTACTGTCAGCGGTTTCGTATATCAACAACTATGCGCTCGATTTAAAAAGAGATGCGCCAAGCCTCAGCCAAGAAAGCATACTGGTACTGTGCTGCTTAAACTTGTATGAAAAAATCCATGCCAATCAAAGAAGTGATGAAGATCGTTTGCAGAAAGACAAACAGTCTGAGGCATTGCTGAATAAAATCATGAAAGATGCTCATTCTATTCTATAG
- the glyS gene encoding glycine--tRNA ligase subunit beta, protein MSTILFELGCEELPPKSLKPLRDALQASVIEQLTAADITFDSIKAFAAPRRLAIQIQGISDKQPDRTEQKRGPAIKAAFDAEGNPTRAAMGFAKGLGIEASELTTINTDKGDYVGFEQTIRGQATTELLPAIFQTALDNLPIAKRMRSGASRNEFVRPVQWAVLMQDDTVIDATIQGHQTSTQTRGHRFHSPDYHNIAHANDYEELLSGLKVVADFDKRQMLIKNQVKALADEVNSDAIVPQDLLDEVTALVDFPIALRASFEARFLQVPQEALISTMQADQKYFCLTDKTGKLQPYFIFITNIESKDPNQIIEGNEKVVRPRLADAEFFFLQDQKQPLFALTESLKNRVFQDKLGTIWEKSERIAKLAAFIAALMQQQGHDINVDETVRAGILSKADLASSLVGEYPELQGIAGTYYARLNDEPEAVAASLEEQYLPKFSGDVLPQTPIGICLALADRLDTLVGIFAIDQAPTGSKDPFSLRRSAIGILRILIEKQLPINLVALVEQAIKGYSDAEGSKIAKMGDTFTQVMAFLNSRYRAMYTEQGVSVDTIQAVQAINPHMPLDFDQRIRAVQAFSELSQASMLADSNKRVANILAKSEVSVADTVDEALLSEPAEQNLYANVKQAQTVVQPLLEQADYTQVLQTLASLDEPLTQFFDQVMVNSEDAALKNNRLALLKQVRALFLTVADISELQL, encoded by the coding sequence ATGAGTACTATTCTATTTGAACTGGGGTGTGAAGAGCTACCTCCAAAGAGCCTAAAACCATTACGTGATGCGCTACAAGCCAGTGTTATTGAGCAATTAACAGCAGCAGATATTACCTTTGATAGCATCAAAGCCTTTGCTGCTCCGCGCCGCTTGGCAATTCAGATTCAAGGTATTAGCGATAAGCAGCCTGATCGCACTGAGCAAAAACGCGGACCAGCGATTAAAGCGGCGTTTGATGCAGAGGGTAACCCAACACGTGCGGCCATGGGTTTTGCCAAAGGTTTGGGTATTGAAGCCAGCGAGCTTACGACGATTAATACCGATAAAGGTGACTATGTCGGTTTTGAGCAGACTATCCGTGGTCAAGCGACTACTGAGTTACTGCCTGCTATTTTCCAGACCGCGCTAGATAATTTGCCAATTGCTAAGCGTATGCGCTCAGGTGCTAGCCGTAACGAGTTTGTGCGTCCAGTACAGTGGGCAGTATTGATGCAGGATGATACTGTCATCGATGCTACTATCCAAGGTCATCAGACTAGTACGCAAACGCGTGGTCATCGCTTCCACAGCCCTGACTACCATAACATTGCTCATGCCAATGATTATGAAGAGTTACTAAGTGGTCTAAAAGTAGTGGCAGATTTTGATAAGCGTCAAATGCTGATCAAAAACCAAGTCAAAGCATTGGCAGATGAAGTCAATTCTGATGCCATCGTACCGCAGGATTTGTTAGACGAAGTCACCGCATTGGTCGATTTCCCAATTGCGCTACGAGCAAGCTTTGAAGCGCGCTTTTTACAAGTACCGCAAGAAGCGCTTATCTCGACCATGCAAGCGGATCAAAAGTATTTTTGCTTGACGGATAAGACTGGCAAATTGCAGCCGTATTTTATCTTTATTACCAATATTGAATCAAAAGATCCTAACCAGATTATTGAAGGTAATGAAAAAGTTGTACGTCCACGTTTGGCTGATGCAGAGTTTTTCTTCTTACAAGATCAAAAGCAGCCCTTGTTTGCGCTCACAGAAAGCCTAAAAAATCGCGTATTCCAAGACAAACTGGGTACGATTTGGGAGAAGTCTGAGCGTATTGCTAAATTGGCAGCATTCATCGCCGCGTTGATGCAGCAGCAAGGCCACGATATCAATGTCGATGAAACCGTACGTGCGGGCATTTTGTCTAAAGCAGATTTGGCCAGCTCGCTTGTCGGCGAATACCCTGAATTACAAGGTATCGCAGGTACTTATTATGCGCGTCTAAACGATGAGCCAGAAGCGGTTGCCGCCAGTTTAGAAGAGCAGTATCTGCCGAAATTCAGTGGTGATGTATTGCCACAGACACCGATTGGTATTTGCTTAGCATTGGCTGATCGTTTGGATACATTGGTTGGTATTTTTGCGATTGACCAAGCACCGACAGGTTCAAAGGATCCGTTTAGCTTACGTCGTTCTGCTATTGGTATCTTACGTATTTTGATCGAAAAGCAGTTGCCGATTAATCTGGTTGCGCTCGTTGAGCAAGCGATTAAAGGCTATAGCGATGCTGAAGGTAGTAAGATTGCCAAAATGGGTGATACTTTTACCCAAGTCATGGCCTTCCTAAACTCGCGCTATCGTGCGATGTATACAGAGCAGGGCGTTAGCGTCGATACGATTCAAGCAGTACAAGCGATTAACCCGCATATGCCGCTTGATTTTGATCAGCGTATCCGTGCAGTGCAAGCATTTAGCGAGCTATCACAGGCGTCGATGTTGGCGGATTCAAACAAACGCGTTGCTAATATATTGGCCAAGTCAGAAGTAAGCGTGGCTGATACAGTCGATGAAGCGCTACTGTCTGAACCTGCTGAGCAAAATTTATATGCAAATGTGAAGCAAGCACAGACAGTGGTACAACCATTGCTTGAGCAAGCAGACTATACGCAAGTATTGCAAACGCTGGCTAGCTTAGATGAGCCGTTGACCCAGTTCTTTGATCAAGTAATGGTCAACAGTGAAGATGCTGCGCTTAAAAACAATCGCTTGGCATTGCTCAAACAGGTTCGCGCCTTGTTCTTGACGGTAGCTGATATCAGTGAGCTACAGCTGTAA